The proteins below are encoded in one region of Sphingobacterium sp. R2:
- a CDS encoding response regulator: MEDKKISILYVDDEENNLFSFKATFRLKYTVFTAISGADAIDIVKNNQIHVIITDQRMPEMTGVEFLEQIIKINAAPMRILLTGYTDMAAVVDAVNKGKIFHYLNKPWSEEELDQTIQRAYDVYAERQKIVETNSQLETSNDQLEFLLRQKLLS, encoded by the coding sequence ATGGAAGACAAGAAGATTTCGATATTGTACGTTGATGATGAAGAAAACAATTTGTTTTCTTTTAAAGCGACATTTCGGCTAAAGTATACTGTATTTACCGCCATTAGTGGCGCTGATGCAATCGATATTGTCAAAAACAATCAAATACACGTTATTATTACGGATCAACGTATGCCAGAAATGACTGGGGTAGAGTTTTTAGAGCAGATTATTAAAATTAATGCTGCCCCTATGCGTATCCTTTTGACAGGATATACGGACATGGCTGCTGTTGTTGACGCCGTTAATAAAGGAAAAATCTTTCATTACCTCAATAAGCCTTGGAGTGAAGAGGAGCTTGATCAGACGATTCAGCGCGCTTATGATGTATATGCAGAACGTCAAAAGATTGTAGAGACAAACTCTCAGCTAGAGACTTCTAACGACCAATTGGAGTTTTTGTTACGCCAGAAGCTACTTTCGTAA